In the Rhodothermales bacterium genome, CCACTTGTAACCGGCACAAATCAGGGCGTCAGGCTTGACGCTCTGCACGTCGATAGGAACGGCCCCGACGGACTGCGATCCGTCGATGACGAAAAGGGCGCCAACTTCCCTCGCGCGACGACCTATCATCTCCACATCGAACCGGGTGCCGTCCGTCCAGTGCGCATGCGGAAGTGCGACCACAGCCGTTCGGTGGTCAATTGCCGCCAGGATGCGTTCATTCCAAAGCGCTGCCCGATTCTCGTGGCCTCGTGGAGATGCGACGGTTGTCACGATGGCATCGCGCTCATCCGCCAGCCTTTTCCATGAGTAGATATTGCTGGGAAACTGCTCCTCGATTACGACGATACGCTGACCACTATGGATCGGCGTGTTCTTCGCCACCGTCGCTATTCCGTACGACACAGAGGGGAGAATGGCGATTGTTGATGGGTCCGGCGTACCAATGATCTGCCCGAACTCAACCCGGATCTCGTCGGCGGTTCGGAAGAACATGTCGGTGGTAATGGTCGCGGGACGTCGCATGAACGCCATTGCGTCGAGCGCGGCGTTCTCGATTTCCCGTGTGACAGGGGATAGGTAGGCGCAGTTGAGGTAGTGTTCGTTTTCTGGAAGCAGAAACCTGCTCTTCTCGCAACTTAGCATGGCTGATCCGTGAGGGACCCTCTAGCGGTCAGTGAGTGGATAACTTCCGAGTATGGAGTAGCGCGCGCCGTTCGCGGTCAACGTGCTTTCGTAAAGGTGGAATCTTTCAGAGGCATATCGGACAGAGGAGAAGATATGCTGTTCATGGCGTTCCAGGTATTCACGTAGCCAGGAGGTAGGAGGTGACCTAAGTCGAGCCACTGTAATGTGTGGCGAAAGCCGTGATGG is a window encoding:
- a CDS encoding aminotransferase class V-fold PLP-dependent enzyme → MLSCEKSRFLLPENEHYLNCAYLSPVTREIENAALDAMAFMRRPATITTDMFFRTADEIRVEFGQIIGTPDPSTIAILPSVSYGIATVAKNTPIHSGQRIVVIEEQFPSNIYSWKRLADERDAIVTTVASPRGHENRAALWNERILAAIDHRTAVVALPHAHWTDGTRFDVEMIGRRAREVGALFVIDGSQSVGAVPIDVQSVKPDALICAGYKWLFGPYSVCLGYFGPRLLNGIPLEENWIAREDSENFAGLVNYQDRYQPGAIRFDVGERSNFLLLPMMLAGLRQINEWGPGRIQEYCARLFE